The Streptomyces sp. Alt3 genome has a segment encoding these proteins:
- a CDS encoding cytochrome P450, giving the protein MTAPAEAAAEGALPEFPMRRACPFSPPATYTELRENEPVSRAQLKVNGKPTWLVTRHDLYKKVLGDARVSANLKLPGYPLQVPVPDEILQSVPLTFLSMDPPDHTVQRRMLAPEFSVRRMRELRARVQQLVDEQIDEMLAKGCDSPVDLVTALALPVPSLVICELLGVPYEDHARFEQWAWAIMNHEVSDEDRGMAHYELDRYVDGLVTAKESEPGDDMISRLIAFNRETPAVEHSDIASMSKLMLVTGHETTANMIALGVLALLEHPDQLAAVREEPELMPGAVEELLRLFSISDAGTARVAMEDIELGDVTIRAGDGILPLNNAANHDEQVFPDADRLDVRREARSHVAFGYGVHQCVGQNLARMELDVVYSTLLRRVPTLRLATPADELRFKDDAIVWGLYELPVTW; this is encoded by the coding sequence ATGACTGCACCTGCCGAAGCGGCCGCCGAGGGCGCCCTCCCGGAGTTCCCGATGCGTAGGGCCTGCCCCTTCAGCCCTCCGGCCACCTACACCGAGCTGCGCGAGAACGAACCGGTCTCCCGGGCGCAGCTGAAGGTCAACGGCAAGCCGACCTGGCTGGTCACCCGCCACGACCTGTACAAGAAGGTGCTCGGCGACGCGCGGGTGAGCGCCAATCTGAAGCTGCCGGGCTACCCGCTCCAGGTGCCGGTGCCCGATGAGATCCTCCAGTCGGTCCCGCTCACCTTCCTGTCCATGGACCCGCCGGACCACACGGTGCAACGCCGCATGCTGGCGCCGGAGTTCAGCGTGCGTCGGATGCGTGAGCTGCGCGCCCGGGTGCAGCAGCTCGTGGACGAGCAGATCGACGAGATGCTCGCCAAGGGCTGCGACAGCCCGGTGGACCTCGTCACGGCCCTCGCGCTGCCGGTGCCGTCCCTGGTGATCTGCGAACTGCTCGGCGTCCCCTACGAGGACCACGCCCGGTTCGAGCAGTGGGCGTGGGCCATCATGAACCACGAGGTCAGCGACGAGGACCGGGGCATGGCCCACTACGAGCTGGACCGCTACGTCGACGGGCTGGTCACCGCGAAGGAGAGCGAGCCCGGCGACGACATGATCAGCCGGCTGATCGCGTTCAACCGGGAGACCCCGGCGGTGGAGCACTCCGACATCGCCAGCATGTCCAAGCTGATGCTGGTCACCGGTCACGAGACCACGGCGAACATGATCGCGCTCGGTGTGCTGGCCCTGCTGGAGCACCCGGACCAGCTCGCCGCCGTGCGCGAGGAGCCCGAGCTGATGCCGGGCGCCGTGGAGGAACTGCTGCGCCTGTTCTCCATCTCGGACGCCGGCACGGCGCGCGTGGCCATGGAGGACATCGAGCTCGGGGATGTCACGATCCGCGCCGGTGACGGCATCCTGCCGCTGAACAACGCCGCCAACCACGACGAGCAGGTCTTCCCCGACGCGGACCGGCTGGACGTACGCCGCGAGGCCCGCAGCCACGTGGCCTTCGGGTACGGCGTCCATCAGTGCGTCGGACAGAACCTGGCCCGGATGGAACTGGACGTCGTCTACTCCACGCTGCTGCGCCGGGTGCCGACGCTGCGCCTGGCCACTCCGGCCGACGAGCTGCGCTTCAAGGACGACGCCATCGTCTGGGGCCTGTACGAGCTGCCCGTCACCTGGTGA
- a CDS encoding cytochrome P450 has protein sequence MTQSAEPAGGTASPYPQFPMRRTCPFSEPDEYAGLRADEPVSRASLKVNGKPTWLVTRHEHVKQVLGDPRVSSNLKRPGYPHQFHISEEMLAHVRLMMLSMDPPDHTAQRRMLIPEFTARRTKAMRPRIQEVVDERIDAMLAAGGPVDLVQALALPVPSLTICELLGVPYGDHAQFEEWSAALMNHDLTPEEYGAAVQALDMYLDKLVTLKETEPGDDLISRFLEKNRTEQAADHLDVVTMARMMLVGGHETTANMIALGVLALLEHPDHMAELRSDDTLLPNAIEELLRVFSISDSGTARVAVEDIEVGGVTIRAGEGILALNNAADHDERVFADPGTLDFHRKEARSHLAFGYGIHQCMGANLARAELEIVYATLLRRIPGLRLAVPVEELRYKDDAMVYGVYELPVTW, from the coding sequence ATGACCCAGTCCGCAGAACCGGCCGGCGGGACGGCGTCGCCGTATCCGCAGTTCCCGATGCGACGCACCTGCCCGTTCAGCGAACCGGACGAGTACGCCGGGCTGCGCGCGGACGAGCCCGTGTCGCGCGCCTCGCTCAAGGTCAACGGCAAGCCGACCTGGCTGGTCACCCGGCACGAGCACGTCAAGCAGGTGCTCGGCGACCCGCGTGTGAGCTCCAATCTGAAGCGTCCCGGCTACCCGCACCAGTTCCACATCTCCGAGGAGATGCTGGCCCATGTCCGGCTGATGATGCTGTCCATGGACCCGCCGGACCACACAGCACAACGCCGCATGCTGATACCGGAGTTCACGGCGCGGCGGACGAAGGCGATGCGCCCGCGGATCCAGGAGGTCGTCGACGAGCGCATCGACGCCATGCTGGCAGCGGGCGGCCCGGTGGACCTGGTCCAGGCCCTCGCTCTGCCGGTGCCGTCGCTGACCATCTGTGAACTGCTCGGGGTCCCCTACGGCGACCACGCCCAGTTCGAGGAGTGGTCGGCCGCCCTCATGAACCACGACCTGACCCCCGAGGAGTACGGGGCGGCGGTGCAGGCCCTGGACATGTACCTCGACAAGCTGGTCACCCTCAAGGAGACCGAGCCGGGTGACGACCTGATCAGCCGGTTCCTGGAGAAGAACCGCACCGAGCAGGCCGCCGACCACCTCGACGTGGTGACCATGGCCCGGATGATGCTCGTGGGCGGCCACGAGACCACGGCCAACATGATCGCGCTGGGTGTGCTCGCCCTGCTGGAGCACCCGGACCACATGGCCGAGCTCCGGTCGGACGACACGTTGCTGCCGAACGCCATCGAGGAGTTGCTCCGGGTCTTCTCCATCTCGGACTCGGGCACCGCCCGGGTCGCGGTCGAGGACATCGAGGTGGGCGGTGTCACCATCCGCGCCGGCGAGGGCATCCTCGCGCTGAACAACGCCGCCGACCACGACGAGAGGGTCTTCGCCGACCCCGGCACCCTCGACTTCCACCGCAAGGAGGCGCGCAGCCACCTGGCCTTCGGCTACGGGATCCACCAGTGCATGGGCGCGAACCTGGCCCGCGCGGAGCTGGAGATCGTGTACGCCACCCTGCTCCGCCGCATTCCGGGCCTCCGGCTGGCCGTGCCCGTGGAAGAACTGCGGTACAAGGACGACGCCATGGTCTACGGCGTCTACGAACTGCCCGTCACCTGGTGA
- a CDS encoding ferredoxin, with translation MHVTTDHDRCVGSGQCAMQSPEVFDQDDDGLVVVLQERPGAELLEEVHRAVELCPSQSIHVTG, from the coding sequence ATGCATGTCACCACGGACCACGACCGGTGTGTGGGCTCCGGCCAGTGCGCGATGCAGAGCCCCGAGGTCTTCGACCAGGACGACGACGGTCTCGTCGTCGTCCTCCAGGAGAGGCCGGGGGCGGAGCTGCTGGAGGAAGTCCACCGTGCGGTCGAGCTGTGCCCGTCGCAGTCCATCCACGTCACCGGCTGA
- a CDS encoding methylmalonyl-CoA mutase family protein — translation MVTNRPRSPGPGLPVEPVHGPGTRPGPWTTRRFTGSGTARESNTRYGQLIADGTTDLSVAFDLPTRMGHDSDAPVASGEVGRTGVAIDSVDDMRVLFAGIPLDSVSTSMTVDAPASLLLLLYQLVAEEQGFGADVLRGAIRNDVLQEYVARGTYIFPPKPALRLAADVFTYCGAEIPHWSTLSVSGHLMAEAGASPAQEIAFTLADGIEYVRAAVAAGLDVDEFAPRLSFVLMARTTAQEEAAGFRTARRIWARVMREEFGARNPESLAPRFRTQAEDGQHGAGRGGPSRGRGGTRPPHTGSFEQALTRSAHEAARPATRGLRALAYDTDVPAAAGRSSGLCPVGRTADDIEAATVELMRRVEDFGGAVAAIEHGYQTGEMEDNPCRVPRERGSAGAGGFRIDEGELHEPPREPLRVSSSAETRQAERLAKLRAWRDQERVDRHLAGVRRAAAGDDNVLYPMKEALSAGATVGEVCDALREIWGTYTPGGPF, via the coding sequence GTGGTGACGAACCGACCTCGCTCCCCCGGACCGGGACTGCCCGTCGAGCCGGTCCACGGGCCCGGCACCCGGCCGGGTCCGTGGACGACGCGTCGGTTCACCGGATCAGGCACCGCGAGGGAGTCCAACACCCGGTACGGACAGCTGATCGCCGACGGCACGACGGACCTGTCGGTCGCCTTCGACCTGCCCACCCGGATGGGACACGACTCGGACGCCCCTGTCGCCTCCGGCGAGGTCGGCAGGACCGGCGTGGCCATCGACTCCGTCGACGACATGCGCGTCCTCTTCGCCGGGATCCCGCTGGACAGCGTCTCCACGTCGATGACGGTCGACGCCCCCGCCTCCCTGCTGCTCCTGCTCTACCAACTGGTGGCGGAGGAGCAGGGGTTCGGCGCCGACGTGCTGAGGGGCGCGATCCGGAACGACGTGCTGCAGGAGTACGTCGCGCGCGGGACGTACATCTTCCCCCCGAAGCCGGCGCTGCGGCTGGCCGCGGACGTGTTCACCTACTGCGGGGCCGAGATACCGCACTGGAGCACGCTCTCCGTCTCCGGCCACCTCATGGCCGAGGCGGGCGCGTCGCCCGCGCAGGAGATCGCGTTCACCCTGGCCGACGGCATCGAGTACGTGCGCGCGGCGGTCGCGGCCGGGCTGGACGTCGACGAATTCGCACCGCGGCTCTCCTTCGTCCTCATGGCCCGCACGACAGCCCAGGAGGAGGCCGCAGGATTCCGTACCGCGCGCCGGATCTGGGCGCGGGTGATGCGGGAGGAGTTCGGCGCGAGGAACCCCGAGTCCCTGGCGCCTCGCTTCCGCACACAGGCCGAGGACGGGCAGCACGGGGCGGGCCGGGGCGGCCCCTCGCGCGGACGCGGCGGAACCCGGCCGCCGCACACCGGTTCGTTCGAGCAGGCCCTCACCCGGTCGGCGCACGAGGCGGCGCGTCCCGCCACGCGCGGCCTGCGGGCCCTGGCGTACGACACGGACGTGCCTGCGGCAGCCGGACGCTCCTCCGGGCTCTGCCCGGTCGGGAGGACGGCCGACGACATCGAGGCGGCCACGGTCGAACTCATGCGGAGGGTCGAGGACTTCGGTGGGGCCGTCGCGGCCATCGAACACGGCTACCAGACAGGCGAGATGGAGGACAACCCCTGCCGCGTCCCCCGGGAGCGGGGCTCCGCCGGAGCCGGCGGCTTCCGGATCGACGAGGGGGAACTGCACGAACCACCTCGCGAACCCCTCCGCGTCTCCTCCTCCGCCGAGACGCGGCAGGCCGAGCGCCTCGCCAAACTCCGCGCCTGGCGGGACCAGGAACGGGTGGACCGCCACCTCGCCGGAGTACGGAGGGCGGCGGCCGGGGACGACAACGTTCTGTACCCGATGAAGGAGGCCCTGTCCGCCGGGGCCACCGTGGGTGAGGTCTGCGACGCGCTGCGCGAGATCTGGGGGACGTACACCCCCGGCGGGCCCTTCTGA
- a CDS encoding SDR family oxidoreductase has translation MTSVLVTGCSSGIGLETALAFARRGDRVHACVRDPDTAGELLRRARAENLTLDVPRLDVTDDASVAAAVHGVRERHGAIDVLVNNAGIDRTGTVETMPQSDARAVLETNLWGPLRTVRAVLPSMRAQGSGVIVNVSSLAGRTFAVPHGGFYAASKAALGTLSEALSAEVRPFGIRVVCLEPGSFASRINRDSSVAVAPSDLSAADPYTADRAWTARFLARVQEGAGDCGEVAEAVLAAVDDPGTPLHTPVGKDAETALEYLGSASYEQWLPAFLQQAQSLVGPRPGGAPE, from the coding sequence ATGACGTCGGTTCTTGTCACCGGTTGCAGCAGCGGTATCGGGCTGGAGACCGCGCTGGCGTTCGCCCGCAGGGGGGACCGCGTCCACGCGTGCGTACGCGATCCCGACACCGCCGGCGAACTGCTCCGCCGCGCCCGGGCCGAGAACCTCACCCTGGACGTGCCCCGGCTCGACGTCACCGACGACGCCTCCGTGGCCGCCGCCGTCCACGGGGTGCGGGAACGGCACGGCGCCATCGACGTGCTGGTCAACAACGCCGGCATCGACCGCACCGGGACCGTCGAGACCATGCCGCAGAGCGACGCGCGCGCGGTGCTGGAGACCAACCTCTGGGGACCGCTGCGCACCGTGCGGGCGGTCCTGCCGTCCATGCGTGCCCAGGGCAGCGGCGTCATCGTCAACGTCTCCTCCCTGGCCGGCCGCACGTTCGCCGTGCCCCACGGCGGTTTCTACGCCGCCAGCAAGGCCGCCCTGGGCACGCTCAGCGAGGCGCTGTCCGCGGAGGTGCGGCCGTTCGGTATCCGCGTCGTGTGCCTGGAGCCCGGCAGCTTCGCCTCACGCATCAACCGCGACAGCTCCGTGGCCGTGGCACCGTCGGACCTGTCCGCGGCCGACCCGTACACCGCCGACCGGGCGTGGACGGCTCGGTTCCTCGCGCGGGTCCAGGAGGGCGCCGGTGACTGCGGCGAGGTGGCCGAGGCGGTCCTCGCCGCCGTCGACGACCCCGGGACGCCGCTGCACACGCCCGTCGGCAAGGACGCGGAAACGGCACTGGAGTACCTGGGATCCGCCTCCTACGAGCAGTGGCTGCCGGCCTTCCTCCAGCAGGCACAGTCCCTCGTCGGTCCCCGGCCCGGAGGCGCCCCGGAGTGA
- a CDS encoding amino acid ABC transporter permease: MTHATASATALYDIPGPVTRKRHFLYGIISTAVILGLFAWILYLLFDTDQFTSAKWTPFTYKGIQELLLRGLGNTLKAFAYAAVLSLALGAVLAVGRLSAHKPVRWISTLLVEFFRAMPVLVMIFFIFVALKVQPLPALVAGLTLYNGSVLAEVFRTGINSVERGQGEAAYALGMRKTQVTTHVLAPQAVRAMLPTIISQLVVALKDTSLGYLITYEEFLHAGKLIASNLDYDLPFIPVVMVISPIYIGMCMLLSWFATWVAKRERRNPKTEGTGVAAAEPGTVLPGRRRQ; the protein is encoded by the coding sequence ATGACCCACGCCACCGCCTCGGCGACCGCGCTCTACGACATTCCGGGGCCCGTCACCCGTAAGAGACACTTCCTCTACGGAATCATCTCGACCGCCGTGATCCTCGGGCTCTTCGCCTGGATCCTCTATCTGCTGTTCGACACCGACCAGTTCACCAGCGCGAAGTGGACTCCCTTCACGTACAAGGGCATCCAGGAACTGCTGCTCCGGGGCCTGGGCAACACCCTCAAGGCCTTCGCCTACGCGGCGGTGCTCTCGCTCGCGCTCGGGGCGGTTCTCGCGGTCGGGCGGCTGTCCGCCCACAAGCCGGTGCGATGGATCTCGACCCTCCTGGTCGAGTTCTTCAGGGCCATGCCGGTACTGGTGATGATCTTCTTCATCTTCGTCGCCCTCAAGGTCCAGCCGCTGCCCGCACTGGTGGCCGGACTGACGCTCTACAACGGTTCCGTGCTAGCGGAGGTGTTCCGTACCGGGATCAACTCCGTCGAGCGGGGACAGGGGGAGGCGGCGTACGCGCTGGGCATGCGCAAGACCCAGGTCACCACCCACGTCCTGGCCCCGCAGGCCGTCCGGGCGATGCTGCCCACCATCATCAGCCAGCTGGTGGTGGCGCTCAAGGACACCTCGCTGGGCTATCTGATCACCTACGAGGAGTTCCTCCACGCGGGCAAGCTGATCGCGTCGAACCTCGACTACGACCTGCCGTTCATCCCCGTGGTGATGGTGATCTCGCCCATCTACATCGGCATGTGCATGCTGCTCTCCTGGTTCGCCACCTGGGTGGCCAAGAGGGAGCGGCGCAACCCCAAGACGGAGGGAACGGGCGTCGCGGCCGCCGAACCGGGAACGGTGCTGCCGGGCCGTCGCAGGCAGTAG
- a CDS encoding amino acid ABC transporter permease — protein MDVLTENWSLYGKGFLGTVELTVYASILALVLGFVMASFRVAPVGSLRVIGTVWVAVLRNTPLTLLFFAVLLGLPRFGLVLPFQVFAVLALGCYTSAFICEALRSGINTVPTGQGEAARSLGMSFGQTLGNVVLPQAFRSVIPPVGSTLIALAKNSAIAGAFSVTELLGTYKTLNELGYSIIWTFVWIAVGYLIITLAISALFNVLEKRWGVAR, from the coding sequence ATGGACGTACTGACAGAGAACTGGTCGCTCTACGGCAAGGGCTTCCTCGGCACCGTCGAACTCACCGTCTACGCCTCGATCCTGGCACTCGTGCTCGGCTTCGTCATGGCGTCGTTCCGGGTCGCGCCCGTCGGCTCGCTCCGGGTGATCGGCACCGTGTGGGTGGCGGTGCTCCGCAACACACCCCTGACGCTGCTGTTCTTCGCCGTGCTGCTGGGGCTGCCGCGCTTCGGCCTGGTCCTGCCCTTCCAGGTCTTCGCGGTCCTCGCCCTCGGCTGCTACACCTCGGCCTTCATCTGCGAGGCCCTGCGCTCCGGCATCAACACCGTGCCCACCGGGCAGGGCGAAGCCGCCCGGAGCCTCGGGATGTCCTTCGGACAGACCCTGGGCAACGTGGTGCTGCCACAGGCCTTCCGGTCGGTCATCCCCCCGGTGGGTTCGACACTCATCGCGCTCGCCAAGAACTCGGCGATCGCCGGGGCCTTCAGCGTCACCGAGCTCCTCGGCACCTACAAGACCCTCAACGAACTCGGCTACAGCATCATCTGGACCTTCGTCTGGATCGCCGTCGGATATCTGATCATCACCCTCGCCATCAGTGCGCTCTTCAACGTGTTGGAGAAGCGCTGGGGAGTCGCCCGATGA
- a CDS encoding glutamate ABC transporter substrate-binding protein, producing the protein MLRTRNIAAVLVCLLITALAVGCGREGSPPVKGPKADELPQYKVDTGFRLPESKTWSKAKRRGYLVVGAKEDQPYLGEKDPATGVYSGFDIEIARMMAASLGFEPDTIRFRTIASANRETALQNGQIDYYVGTYTINDMRKKLVGFAGPYYMAGQGLLVRTDENDIHGPQDLAGKTVCSAAGSTPYQRIAADHPEADLVAYDTYSICVDNLLTFQVDAVTTDDAILLGFAAKAPDEMKVVGKPFSEEPYGIGVPRSDNALRLALDDALEENEKNGNWKKAFEATLGLSGVPAPTPPPIDRYPAN; encoded by the coding sequence GTGTTGCGTACGAGGAACATCGCGGCCGTACTGGTCTGCCTCCTGATCACCGCGCTGGCCGTCGGCTGCGGCAGGGAGGGCAGCCCGCCGGTCAAGGGGCCGAAGGCCGACGAACTGCCCCAGTACAAGGTCGACACCGGTTTCCGGCTGCCGGAGTCGAAGACCTGGAGCAAGGCCAAGAGACGTGGCTACCTCGTGGTGGGCGCCAAGGAGGACCAGCCGTACCTCGGCGAGAAGGACCCGGCCACCGGTGTCTACTCCGGCTTCGACATCGAGATCGCCCGCATGATGGCGGCCTCGCTCGGCTTCGAGCCGGACACGATCCGCTTCCGGACCATCGCCTCCGCCAACCGTGAGACGGCGCTCCAGAACGGGCAGATCGACTACTACGTCGGCACCTACACCATCAACGACATGCGCAAGAAGCTCGTCGGCTTCGCCGGCCCCTACTACATGGCGGGCCAGGGACTGCTGGTGCGAACCGACGAGAACGACATCCACGGCCCGCAGGACCTGGCGGGCAAGACCGTCTGCTCGGCCGCGGGCTCCACGCCGTACCAGCGCATCGCCGCCGACCACCCCGAGGCGGATCTCGTCGCCTACGACACCTACTCGATCTGCGTCGACAACCTGCTGACCTTCCAGGTCGACGCCGTCACCACCGACGACGCGATCCTGCTCGGCTTCGCGGCCAAGGCACCGGACGAGATGAAGGTGGTGGGCAAGCCCTTCTCCGAGGAGCCGTACGGCATCGGTGTCCCGCGCAGTGACAACGCGCTGCGCCTCGCGCTCGACGACGCGCTGGAGGAGAACGAGAAGAACGGCAACTGGAAGAAGGCGTTCGAAGCGACCCTGGGCCTGTCCGGGGTACCCGCACCGACACCGCCGCCCATCGACCGCTACCCGGCGAACTGA
- a CDS encoding amino acid ABC transporter ATP-binding protein, whose product MAVDPLIELRDVNKYFGKLHVLQDINLTVGRGEVVVVIGPSGSGKSTLCRTINRLETIESGHIAIDGKPLPEEGKGLAELRAEVGMVFQSFNLFAHKTVLANVSLAQLKVRRRKKDEADQRSRELLERVGLASQADKFPAQLSGGQQQRVAIARALAMDPKALLFDEPTSALDPEMINEVLEVMQQLAREGMTMVVVTHEMGFARSAANRVVFMSDGRVIEDRTPEDFFTNPESDRAKDFLSKILKH is encoded by the coding sequence ATGGCCGTCGATCCGTTGATCGAGCTGCGGGACGTCAACAAGTACTTCGGGAAGTTGCACGTACTCCAGGACATCAATCTCACCGTCGGCCGCGGGGAGGTGGTGGTGGTCATCGGCCCCTCCGGATCAGGCAAATCAACGCTCTGCCGGACCATCAACCGGCTCGAGACGATCGAATCCGGCCACATCGCCATCGACGGGAAGCCGCTCCCGGAAGAGGGGAAGGGGCTCGCGGAGCTCCGGGCCGAAGTGGGCATGGTCTTCCAGTCGTTCAACCTCTTCGCACACAAGACCGTGCTGGCGAACGTCTCGCTCGCCCAGCTGAAGGTCCGCAGGCGCAAGAAGGACGAGGCCGACCAGCGGTCCCGCGAACTCCTGGAGCGGGTCGGGCTCGCCTCGCAGGCCGACAAGTTCCCCGCCCAGCTCTCCGGTGGCCAGCAGCAGCGCGTCGCCATCGCCCGCGCCCTCGCCATGGACCCCAAGGCACTCCTCTTCGACGAGCCCACCTCGGCGCTCGACCCGGAGATGATCAACGAGGTCCTCGAGGTCATGCAGCAGCTCGCACGCGAGGGCATGACCATGGTGGTCGTCACGCACGAGATGGGCTTCGCCCGGTCCGCCGCCAACCGCGTGGTCTTCATGTCCGACGGGCGCGTCATCGAGGACCGCACCCCGGAGGACTTCTTCACCAACCCGGAGAGCGACCGCGCCAAGGACTTCCTGTCCAAGATCCTCAAGCACTGA
- a CDS encoding DUF6278 family protein, giving the protein MNIPFLDNWRKRQGGTREVALAAAVRTDPDGVAELFAECELLRARAGQCGLELDDSPGSLSALDQLPPIWRDDPEELPWVGNDAGLYLGTVLVRTVPGAVWDILAGGKPVVRLASGREIDVVAAGLDWAMSGSPELSEMYAESAESGPEAKTR; this is encoded by the coding sequence ATGAACATCCCTTTCCTGGACAACTGGCGTAAGCGCCAGGGCGGTACACGGGAGGTGGCTCTCGCGGCCGCCGTCAGGACCGATCCGGACGGTGTGGCCGAACTGTTCGCGGAGTGTGAGCTGTTGCGCGCCCGGGCCGGGCAGTGCGGGCTCGAACTCGACGACAGCCCGGGCTCGTTGTCCGCGCTCGACCAGTTGCCGCCCATCTGGCGCGACGACCCCGAGGAGCTGCCCTGGGTGGGCAACGACGCGGGCCTCTACCTCGGAACCGTCCTGGTGCGGACGGTTCCCGGCGCCGTCTGGGACATCCTGGCCGGCGGGAAGCCTGTGGTGCGGCTCGCCTCGGGACGCGAGATCGACGTCGTGGCCGCAGGTCTGGACTGGGCGATGTCCGGCAGCCCCGAGCTCTCCGAGATGTACGCGGAGTCCGCCGAGAGCGGCCCCGAGGCCAAAACGCGATAA
- a CDS encoding SDR family NAD(P)-dependent oxidoreductase, whose amino-acid sequence MTSQNYLSELFSLEGRVAVVTGGSSGIGRGITGALARAGASVVVVARGEAELARTVAELGADGCRAAWVSADLATSEGVRAAGEESAAVFGEPDILVNCAGVNLRPPMSELDEDVWDTTMAVNLKAPHLLGRRFGPGMAERGYGRIIHITSQQAHRAFVQSGAYGVSKGALESLARSQAEAWSPHGVNCNTLVPGFVMTPLNARLSSDPERVAALASRTMVGRNGLAEDFAGAAVFLASAASGYVTGQSIFVDGGFSVH is encoded by the coding sequence ATGACGTCACAGAACTACCTCTCCGAACTCTTCTCCCTGGAGGGCCGGGTCGCCGTGGTGACCGGCGGCAGCTCCGGCATCGGCCGGGGCATCACCGGGGCGCTGGCACGAGCCGGTGCGAGCGTGGTGGTCGTGGCGCGCGGGGAGGCCGAACTGGCACGAACCGTCGCCGAACTCGGCGCCGACGGCTGCCGGGCCGCCTGGGTGAGCGCCGACCTGGCGACCTCCGAGGGCGTGCGCGCGGCCGGCGAGGAGTCCGCGGCCGTGTTCGGTGAGCCCGACATCCTCGTCAACTGCGCGGGGGTCAACCTGCGGCCGCCGATGAGCGAGCTCGACGAGGACGTCTGGGACACCACGATGGCGGTGAACCTCAAGGCCCCCCATCTGCTGGGCCGCCGGTTCGGTCCGGGCATGGCGGAGCGCGGTTACGGCCGGATCATCCACATCACCTCGCAGCAGGCGCACCGGGCGTTCGTGCAGAGCGGTGCGTACGGCGTCTCCAAGGGGGCCCTGGAGTCGCTGGCCCGCTCACAGGCCGAGGCGTGGTCGCCGCACGGCGTCAACTGCAACACGCTGGTGCCGGGATTCGTGATGACGCCGCTCAACGCTCGACTGTCGTCCGACCCGGAGCGGGTCGCCGCCCTGGCGTCCCGCACGATGGTGGGACGCAACGGCCTGGCCGAGGACTTCGCGGGTGCGGCGGTGTTCCTGGCGAGCGCGGCCTCGGGCTATGTGACGGGACAGTCGATCTTCGTCGACGGCGGGTTCTCCGTGCACTGA
- a CDS encoding Clp protease N-terminal domain-containing protein produces the protein MANPVQPSPPIRLDDLIEGIKKTHTDALEQLSGAVVAADHLGEIADHLIGHFVDQARRSGASWTDIGRSMGVTRQAAQKRFVPKKPDEGSDLDPGQGFSRFDEQARSAVVGASNAAHAARNDEIRPEHLVLGLVAVPDCVGVRAMADQGVSADGVREAATLALPAPVDELPALIPFDADARKVLELTFREALRLGHDTVGSGHVLLALLEFEGGTGLLGGLGVDKEAASASVAASVAAQAGDPAQGAHG, from the coding sequence ATGGCCAATCCGGTGCAGCCCAGTCCCCCCATCCGTCTCGACGACCTGATCGAGGGGATCAAGAAGACCCATACCGACGCCCTGGAGCAGTTGTCCGGCGCCGTCGTCGCGGCCGATCACCTCGGTGAGATCGCCGACCACCTCATCGGGCACTTCGTGGACCAGGCGCGCCGCTCGGGCGCCTCATGGACGGACATCGGAAGGAGCATGGGGGTCACCCGGCAGGCCGCCCAGAAGAGGTTCGTGCCCAAGAAGCCCGACGAGGGCTCCGACCTGGACCCCGGGCAGGGCTTCAGCCGGTTCGACGAGCAGGCCAGGAGTGCCGTCGTCGGTGCGAGCAACGCGGCCCACGCCGCGCGCAACGACGAGATCCGCCCCGAGCATCTGGTCCTGGGCCTCGTCGCCGTCCCGGACTGCGTCGGCGTCCGGGCGATGGCGGACCAGGGCGTGTCCGCGGACGGAGTCCGTGAGGCGGCGACTCTCGCCCTGCCGGCCCCGGTGGACGAGCTGCCGGCGCTCATCCCCTTCGACGCTGACGCGCGCAAGGTTCTGGAACTCACCTTCCGCGAGGCGCTGCGTCTCGGTCACGACACCGTCGGGTCCGGGCATGTCCTGTTGGCCCTGCTGGAGTTCGAGGGCGGAACCGGCCTGCTGGGCGGACTGGGAGTCGACAAGGAAGCGGCCTCCGCCTCCGTCGCCGCGTCCGTCGCGGCCCAGGCCGGGGACCCGGCTCAGGGCGCACACGGCTGA